From one [Ruminococcus] lactaris ATCC 29176 genomic stretch:
- the pknB gene encoding Stk1 family PASTA domain-containing Ser/Thr kinase, giving the protein MIKEGVFLGKRYEILGRIGSGGMADVYKGKDHKLNRFVAIKVLKSDYRSDETFIKKFLSEAQAAAGLMHPNVVNVYDVGQDRGLYYMVMELVEGITLKDYIEKKGKLSAKETISIAIQMVTGIQAAHNCHIIHRDIKPQNIIISKEGKVKVTDFGIARATTSTQTISTSVMGSVHYTSPEQARGGIVDEKSDLYSAGITMYEMITGHVPFDGDSTVTVALKHLQEEIKSPAEEVPDIPYSLECIIMKCTQKNPAMRYQSCDELLQDLKHSLVDPEGDFVVLGGRRRSDRTVVMSPEEVERLQRERGYDEDDEYDEDYDDEDDEYDDDYDDEDDEYDDDYDDEDDEDERDRRSSGRGKKKDVNPDTKKIMRILMIVAGVVIALLILFLVGNAVGIFKGSGNATVTQSEKVKVPDVRGMTVEEATKELKKYDLGIDVVDKKPSNEYKKNQIMSQSPGKGEKVKRHSTVEVVLSTGEEAKSTKVPSVIGQDESDAEAAIKAANLVVVKGDPQYSDSVEEGKVISVEPDEGTEVDEGSEVTIVVSLGSQPATVPSIEGKSQSEAESALAAAGLQGSASEEYSDSVAAGIVISQGTASGKQVSKGATVSYVVSKGPKLKVTTVPNILSSNKTTAEKLLQQAGLTAEYLGEDYSDDYPKGQVFYQSVSAGTQVEEGTSIQYMVSKGPQPSDPSGEDGTE; this is encoded by the coding sequence ATGATTAAAGAAGGAGTTTTCTTAGGAAAGCGGTACGAGATACTCGGCCGTATCGGTTCCGGAGGTATGGCAGATGTATATAAAGGAAAAGACCATAAGCTGAACCGTTTTGTTGCGATTAAGGTTCTCAAGAGCGATTACCGTTCGGACGAGACATTTATTAAGAAGTTTTTGAGCGAAGCACAGGCGGCTGCAGGACTGATGCATCCGAATGTGGTGAACGTTTATGATGTAGGACAGGATCGTGGCTTATATTATATGGTCATGGAACTGGTTGAAGGAATTACGCTGAAAGATTATATCGAGAAAAAAGGAAAGCTTTCAGCCAAGGAGACCATCAGCATTGCAATTCAGATGGTGACGGGGATTCAGGCGGCACATAACTGTCATATTATTCACAGGGATATCAAGCCTCAGAATATTATTATTTCGAAAGAAGGAAAAGTAAAGGTAACAGATTTCGGTATTGCACGGGCGACTACGTCTACGCAAACGATCAGCACCAGTGTAATGGGATCCGTTCACTATACATCACCGGAGCAGGCAAGAGGCGGAATTGTCGATGAGAAGAGTGATCTTTATTCTGCCGGCATTACCATGTATGAGATGATCACCGGTCATGTTCCGTTTGATGGGGATTCTACTGTGACAGTGGCGTTGAAGCACCTGCAGGAGGAAATCAAGTCTCCGGCGGAAGAAGTACCGGATATCCCGTACAGTCTGGAATGTATCATTATGAAATGTACGCAGAAAAATCCGGCGATGCGATATCAGAGCTGCGATGAGCTGTTACAGGATCTGAAGCACTCGCTGGTTGACCCGGAAGGCGATTTTGTTGTCCTTGGGGGCAGACGGAGAAGTGACCGGACTGTTGTTATGTCACCGGAAGAAGTAGAACGTCTTCAGCGGGAGCGTGGTTATGACGAGGACGATGAGTATGATGAAGACTATGATGATGAAGACGACGAGTATGATGATGACTACGACGATGAAGACGACGAGTATGATGATGACTATGACGATGAAGATGACGAGGATGAACGTGACCGCCGTTCTTCAGGAAGAGGAAAAAAGAAGGATGTAAATCCTGATACAAAGAAGATCATGCGGATTCTGATGATTGTGGCAGGTGTAGTGATCGCACTGCTGATCCTGTTCCTTGTCGGAAATGCAGTCGGAATCTTTAAAGGTTCGGGGAATGCGACCGTCACTCAGTCGGAGAAGGTCAAAGTGCCTGATGTCCGTGGCATGACAGTAGAAGAAGCTACAAAAGAGCTGAAAAAGTATGATCTTGGAATCGATGTAGTAGATAAAAAGCCATCGAATGAATATAAAAAGAATCAGATCATGAGTCAGTCACCGGGGAAAGGGGAGAAGGTGAAGCGGCATAGTACCGTGGAAGTTGTTCTCAGTACCGGTGAGGAGGCAAAGAGTACCAAAGTTCCGTCTGTCATCGGACAAGATGAATCGGATGCAGAGGCCGCCATCAAAGCAGCGAATCTTGTTGTTGTAAAAGGAGATCCGCAGTACAGTGATTCAGTGGAAGAAGGAAAAGTTATTTCAGTAGAACCGGATGAGGGTACAGAAGTGGATGAAGGATCAGAAGTTACGATCGTTGTCAGTCTTGGTTCACAGCCGGCAACTGTTCCGTCCATTGAAGGAAAGAGCCAGTCAGAAGCTGAGTCAGCACTTGCAGCGGCAGGACTTCAGGGAAGTGCCAGTGAAGAATATAGTGATTCTGTAGCAGCGGGAATAGTCATTTCACAGGGAACGGCATCCGGAAAGCAGGTATCAAAAGGAGCAACGGTCAGCTATGTGGTAAGTAAAGGACCAAAGCTGAAAGTGACTACAGTACCGAATATCCTTTCTTCTAATAAGACGACGGCAGAGAAGTTGCTCCAGCAGGCAGGTCTTACAGCCGAATATCTTGGAGAAGACTACAGTGATGATTATCCGAAAGGACAGGTATTTTACCAGTCTGTCAGTGCAGGAACCCAGGTGGAAGAGGGAACTTCCATTCAGTATATGGTAAGTAAAGGACCACAGCCATCGGATCCATCCGGTGAAGACGGTACAGAGTAA
- the priA gene encoding replication restart helicase PriA, which produces MFADVIVDIQHEKLDKIFQYRIPEELESRLQPGMEVVVPFGKGNRQIKGYVTGFSEKCEYDLSKVKSILSISEKGMEIETRLIALAAWMKEHYGGTMIQSLKTVLPIRQKENAKVKKHLRLLLSEKEGEEKLAFYRKKNQKARARLLEALLADRLLDYELVTGKLNITLPVIRALEDQGVLKLESEQIYRNPVQQGTQQERTITFTSEQEQVIRGFREDYLAGKRKTYLIHGVTGSGKTEVYMEMIHTVVEHGRQAIVLIPEIALTYQTVMRFYRKFGDRVSIMNSRLSAGERYDQMMRAKRGEIDVMIGPRSALFTPFPNLGLVVIDEEHEPTYKSEQIPRYHARETAIQRAKEEDASVVLGSATPSMESMYRARKGEYVLYEMRHRSRMQQMAKVYTVDMREELKNGNHTILSGKLQSLMEERLERGEQIILFLNRRGYSGFVSCRECGHVIQCPHCNVSLSVHKGGKMVCHYCGYEQPKIRVCPECGSGFIGEFKAGTQQIEEMVRRRFPQAKVLRMDMDTTKKKDAHTKILSAFANEEADVLVGTQMIVKGHDFPNVTLVGVLAADMSLYTDDYRSGERTFQLLTQAAGRAGRGMREGEVVIQTYSPEHYAIKAAAAQDYKAFYEQEIRYRELLGYPPAEELMAVLAAGEDERLLETGCKYLKEYVLRIKGKAPLEVIGPASPGVDKIKDIYRRVIYIKAPEYRTLIRVKDLMEQYIEINSGFAKLRIQFDFNPMNL; this is translated from the coding sequence GTGTTTGCAGATGTAATAGTAGATATTCAACATGAAAAACTGGATAAGATCTTTCAGTACCGCATCCCGGAAGAACTGGAGTCAAGACTTCAACCGGGAATGGAAGTGGTTGTGCCATTCGGAAAAGGAAACCGGCAGATCAAAGGATACGTGACAGGTTTTTCGGAAAAATGCGAATACGACCTTTCCAAAGTGAAATCCATCCTGTCTATTTCTGAAAAGGGAATGGAGATTGAGACCAGGCTGATTGCTCTTGCAGCATGGATGAAAGAGCATTATGGCGGGACAATGATCCAGTCGCTCAAGACCGTTCTGCCGATCAGGCAGAAAGAGAATGCAAAGGTAAAGAAGCATTTACGGCTTCTCCTTTCGGAAAAAGAGGGAGAAGAAAAGCTTGCATTTTATAGAAAAAAGAACCAGAAGGCACGGGCAAGACTGCTGGAAGCACTGCTTGCAGACCGGCTTTTAGATTATGAACTGGTGACCGGAAAGCTGAATATTACCCTGCCGGTGATCCGTGCGTTAGAAGATCAGGGAGTACTGAAGCTCGAATCCGAGCAGATCTACCGTAATCCGGTGCAGCAGGGAACGCAGCAGGAGCGGACCATCACCTTTACTTCAGAACAGGAGCAGGTAATCCGGGGATTCCGTGAGGATTATCTGGCGGGAAAGCGAAAGACCTATCTCATCCATGGAGTGACAGGGAGCGGCAAGACGGAAGTTTATATGGAAATGATCCATACGGTTGTGGAACATGGCAGACAGGCGATCGTTCTGATCCCGGAGATCGCACTGACGTATCAGACTGTCATGCGGTTTTACAGGAAGTTCGGAGACCGGGTTTCAATTATGAATTCCAGGCTTTCTGCGGGGGAACGTTATGATCAGATGATGCGTGCAAAGCGGGGAGAGATCGATGTGATGATCGGTCCCCGCTCTGCCCTGTTTACACCATTTCCGAATCTTGGACTGGTGGTGATCGACGAGGAACATGAGCCGACTTACAAAAGTGAGCAGATTCCCAGGTATCATGCACGGGAAACTGCGATCCAGAGAGCAAAAGAAGAGGATGCAAGCGTTGTCCTTGGAAGTGCGACGCCCTCGATGGAGTCGATGTACCGGGCGAGGAAGGGTGAGTATGTTCTGTATGAAATGCGGCATCGTTCCAGAATGCAGCAGATGGCAAAGGTGTATACTGTAGATATGCGGGAAGAACTGAAGAACGGGAATCATACGATCCTGAGCGGAAAGCTGCAAAGTCTGATGGAAGAGCGGCTGGAGCGGGGAGAGCAGATCATACTGTTTTTGAACCGGCGTGGATATTCGGGATTTGTGTCCTGCAGGGAATGTGGACATGTGATCCAGTGTCCACACTGCAATGTATCCCTTTCCGTTCATAAAGGAGGGAAAATGGTCTGCCATTACTGTGGATATGAGCAGCCGAAGATTCGGGTCTGCCCGGAGTGCGGGTCCGGTTTTATCGGAGAATTTAAAGCCGGAACGCAGCAGATCGAGGAGATGGTGAGACGACGTTTCCCACAGGCAAAAGTCCTGCGGATGGATATGGATACGACGAAAAAGAAAGATGCACATACAAAAATTCTTTCAGCATTTGCCAATGAAGAGGCGGATGTGCTGGTAGGAACGCAGATGATCGTAAAGGGACATGATTTCCCGAATGTGACGCTGGTGGGGGTGCTGGCAGCAGATATGTCATTGTATACCGATGATTACCGTTCAGGGGAACGAACCTTTCAGTTGCTGACGCAGGCAGCAGGACGTGCCGGAAGAGGGATGCGGGAGGGAGAAGTGGTCATTCAGACTTATTCCCCGGAGCATTATGCAATCAAAGCTGCTGCGGCACAGGATTATAAAGCTTTTTATGAGCAGGAGATCCGGTACAGGGAGCTGCTGGGGTATCCTCCGGCAGAAGAACTGATGGCTGTGCTGGCAGCAGGAGAAGATGAACGGCTTCTGGAGACTGGGTGTAAATATTTGAAAGAATATGTCTTAAGGATCAAAGGAAAAGCACCACTGGAAGTGATCGGTCCGGCAAGTCCGGGAGTAGATAAGATTAAAGATATTTACCGCCGGGTAATCTATATTAAAGCACCGGAATACAGAACGCTGATCCGGGTAAAAGATCTGATGGAGCAGTATATTGAGATCAATTCAGGCTTTGCAAAGCTGAGGATCCAGTTCGATTTTAATCCGATGAACCTGTGA
- the rsmB gene encoding 16S rRNA (cytosine(967)-C(5))-methyltransferase RsmB, whose protein sequence is MGRQVNEREIVLAVLMEITENGAYSHKILGEVLSKYQYLEKKERAFITRVTEGTLEHLIEIDYILDQFSKVKVKKMKPVIRNILRSGVYQLKYMDSVPDHAVCSEAVKLAVRKGFSGLKGYVNGVLRSVARGLDTLDYPQEGIEALSIQYSIPTWILRLWEKSYGEEVTRTMAADFLKERPVTIRCCQNKVTPEQLKKELEQEGVTVQEHPYLPYAFFISGYDYLESLDCFWKGWFTVQDVSSMLVAELAAPEAGNKIVDICAAPGGKSLHIAEKLWITDRNEAKKGEVEARDLTEYKVGLIEENIARMELENIHAVCRDATVPDEAWKEKADIVLADLPCSGLGVFGKKPDLKYRVKEEDLKELAGLQRKILENAQAMVKKGGTLLYSTCTIDPMENEENVHWFLKKYPQFSLNSIREKLCPQLAESVEEEGCIQLLPGIHCSDGFFIARLKKNGEN, encoded by the coding sequence ATGGGCAGACAGGTCAATGAGCGGGAAATCGTTCTCGCAGTATTGATGGAAATAACAGAAAATGGAGCATACAGCCATAAAATTCTCGGAGAGGTACTGTCGAAATATCAATACCTTGAGAAGAAAGAGCGTGCGTTTATTACCAGGGTGACCGAGGGAACGCTGGAGCATCTGATTGAGATCGATTATATTCTGGATCAGTTCTCGAAAGTAAAAGTGAAGAAGATGAAACCGGTGATCCGCAATATCTTAAGAAGCGGAGTTTACCAGTTAAAATATATGGACAGCGTACCGGATCATGCGGTGTGCAGCGAGGCAGTCAAACTGGCAGTAAGAAAAGGCTTTTCAGGATTAAAGGGGTATGTGAACGGAGTGCTGCGGAGTGTGGCAAGAGGACTGGATACATTGGACTATCCGCAGGAAGGAATTGAGGCACTTTCAATCCAATATTCTATTCCGACATGGATTCTCAGGCTGTGGGAAAAAAGTTATGGGGAGGAAGTCACCCGTACCATGGCAGCCGATTTCCTGAAAGAAAGGCCGGTCACGATCCGGTGCTGTCAGAATAAAGTAACTCCGGAGCAACTGAAAAAGGAACTGGAACAGGAAGGGGTAACTGTGCAGGAGCATCCTTATCTGCCGTACGCCTTTTTCATCAGCGGATATGATTATCTTGAAAGCCTGGACTGCTTCTGGAAAGGCTGGTTTACTGTGCAGGATGTAAGTTCTATGCTGGTGGCAGAGCTGGCAGCCCCGGAAGCAGGGAATAAAATTGTGGATATCTGTGCTGCTCCGGGTGGAAAATCCTTACATATTGCGGAGAAACTGTGGATAACTGACCGAAATGAAGCGAAAAAAGGCGAAGTAGAAGCCAGGGATCTGACGGAATATAAAGTAGGACTCATTGAAGAAAATATTGCCAGGATGGAACTTGAAAATATTCATGCGGTCTGCAGGGATGCAACCGTACCGGATGAAGCATGGAAAGAAAAAGCAGATATTGTCCTTGCAGATCTGCCCTGTTCCGGGCTGGGAGTCTTTGGAAAGAAACCGGATCTGAAATACCGGGTGAAAGAGGAAGACCTGAAAGAACTGGCTGGACTGCAGAGAAAGATTCTTGAAAATGCACAGGCAATGGTAAAAAAAGGAGGTACATTATTATATAGTACCTGTACCATCGACCCCATGGAAAATGAGGAGAATGTACACTGGTTTTTGAAAAAGTACCCGCAGTTTTCTCTGAACAGTATCAGAGAGAAGCTTTGCCCGCAACTGGCAGAGTCGGTAGAAGAGGAAGGATGCATCCAGTTACTTCCGGGTATACATTGCAGTGATGGATTTTTTATAGCAAGGTTAAAAAAGAACGGGGAGAACTGA
- the fmt gene encoding methionyl-tRNA formyltransferase, translating to MKIIFMGTPDFSVGTLEALIEAGHEVCLVVTQPDKPKGRGKEMQPTPVKAAAMKHGIPVYQPKKIRDPECVEELRKYQADVMVVIAFGQILPKSILEMTPYGCINVHASLLPKYRGAAPIQWAIINGESVTGVTTMQMDEGLDTGDMIQKTEVEITPDETGESLHDKLAAAGAALCVETLKAVETHTATFEKQGESPTAYARMLDKKLGNIDWSRSAVEIERLVRGLNSWPSAYTHWDGKVMKIWKAKAEPGAGVQAGGTETEKFQGESQTVAGTVVAVEKDSFTVQTGEGRLKVLQLQIPGKKRMDADAFLRGYSLKPGTVFTTEA from the coding sequence ATGAAGATTATCTTTATGGGAACGCCGGATTTTTCAGTGGGAACGCTGGAGGCACTGATCGAAGCAGGACATGAAGTGTGTCTGGTGGTAACGCAGCCGGACAAGCCGAAGGGGAGAGGCAAAGAAATGCAGCCCACACCGGTGAAAGCAGCGGCAATGAAGCATGGAATCCCGGTGTATCAGCCGAAGAAGATCAGGGATCCTGAGTGTGTGGAAGAATTAAGAAAATATCAGGCAGATGTTATGGTTGTGATTGCATTTGGACAGATCCTTCCAAAGTCAATTCTGGAAATGACACCATATGGGTGCATCAATGTGCATGCCTCACTTCTTCCAAAGTACCGTGGTGCAGCACCGATCCAGTGGGCGATCATCAACGGAGAAAGTGTGACCGGAGTAACGACCATGCAGATGGATGAAGGACTGGATACAGGAGATATGATCCAGAAGACGGAAGTTGAGATCACACCGGACGAGACCGGTGAGTCACTGCATGATAAACTGGCAGCTGCAGGTGCGGCATTATGCGTGGAGACGCTGAAAGCAGTGGAAACACATACAGCAACCTTTGAAAAGCAGGGAGAAAGTCCCACCGCTTATGCACGGATGTTGGATAAAAAGCTTGGAAATATCGACTGGAGCAGATCTGCCGTTGAGATCGAACGGCTGGTTCGTGGTTTAAATTCCTGGCCAAGTGCCTATACTCACTGGGACGGAAAGGTGATGAAGATCTGGAAAGCGAAAGCAGAGCCGGGAGCGGGTGTGCAGGCAGGCGGAACAGAGACAGAAAAGTTTCAGGGAGAATCACAGACAGTGGCAGGAACTGTCGTTGCAGTGGAAAAAGACAGCTTTACAGTACAGACAGGTGAAGGACGACTGAAGGTGCTGCAGCTTCAGATTCCGGGGAAAAAGCGGATGGATGCGGATGCATTTTTAAGAGGATATAGCCTGAAGCCGGGAACTGTATTTACAACAGAAGCATAG
- a CDS encoding Stp1/IreP family PP2C-type Ser/Thr phosphatase — MRTFSITDVGMVRQVNQDYVFEGGRPLGILRNLFVVADGMGGHQAGDYASKYTVEVLQRELEKSQGEDIERVLVNAIKTANREIIREASKDEHLKGMGTTVVAATIMNQMMYFANVGDSRLYLINHGIQQLTKDHSLVEEMVRLGGIKPEEAKHHPDKNIITRAIGAKADVDVDFYEHRLKRGDIILMCTDGLSNMVEDEELFHIVQGARDIVEAGQNLVNAAKENGGTDNIGIVLIEPFADEVSI, encoded by the coding sequence ATGAGGACATTTTCAATAACGGATGTCGGAATGGTACGACAGGTGAATCAGGATTACGTTTTTGAAGGAGGAAGACCACTTGGTATCCTTCGGAATCTGTTTGTGGTGGCAGACGGAATGGGCGGACATCAGGCAGGCGACTATGCTTCCAAGTATACCGTGGAAGTATTGCAGCGTGAGCTGGAGAAAAGCCAGGGCGAAGATATCGAGAGAGTCCTTGTAAATGCTATTAAGACGGCAAACCGGGAGATCATCCGGGAGGCATCGAAGGACGAACATCTCAAGGGGATGGGAACAACGGTCGTAGCAGCTACGATCATGAATCAGATGATGTATTTTGCGAATGTGGGAGACAGTCGTCTCTATCTGATCAATCACGGAATACAGCAGTTGACGAAAGACCATTCACTGGTAGAAGAGATGGTACGTCTGGGCGGTATCAAACCGGAAGAAGCAAAGCATCACCCGGATAAGAATATTATTACCAGGGCGATCGGGGCAAAAGCAGATGTCGATGTAGATTTTTACGAGCATCGTCTGAAAAGGGGAGATATTATACTGATGTGTACAGACGGTCTGAGCAATATGGTGGAAGATGAAGAACTTTTCCATATTGTACAGGGAGCAAGAGACATTGTAGAAGCAGGGCAGAACCTTGTGAATGCTGCCAAAGAGAACGGCGGTACAGATAATATTGGAATCGTTCTGATCGAACCATTTGCAGATGAGGTGAGTATATGA
- the rlmN gene encoding 23S rRNA (adenine(2503)-C(2))-methyltransferase RlmN, whose protein sequence is MKKDIRAYGYDRLKEEMEALGEKPFRAKQVYEWLHVKLADDFDEMTNLSKALREKLKEEYVILPVKMLERQISQIDGTNKFLFQLYDGNVVESVLMRYKHGNSVCISSQAGCRMGCAFCASTIGGLQRNLSSSEMLGQIYQIQKITQERVSNVVVMGTGEPLDNYENFLNFVHLLTDEHGLNISQRNVTVSTCGIVPKILELAKEHLQITLALSLHGSTQEKRKRLMPVANKYHLPEVLDACDTYFRETGRRVTFEYSLVHGVNDTEEDARELTALLKPRNCHLNLIPVNPVRERDFVRPSRKNALNFKNKLEKSGINVTIRREMGSDIDGACGQLRRSYVKADVAEGEEV, encoded by the coding sequence ATGAAGAAGGATATCCGGGCTTATGGATACGACAGATTAAAAGAAGAGATGGAGGCACTGGGGGAAAAACCATTCCGTGCAAAGCAGGTTTATGAATGGCTTCATGTAAAGCTGGCAGATGATTTTGATGAGATGACGAATCTGTCAAAAGCGTTACGGGAAAAGCTGAAAGAGGAGTATGTGATCCTTCCGGTGAAAATGCTGGAGCGTCAGATCTCGCAGATTGACGGGACGAATAAATTCTTATTCCAGTTATATGACGGAAATGTAGTCGAAAGTGTCCTGATGCGTTATAAGCATGGTAATTCCGTCTGCATTTCTTCACAGGCAGGCTGCCGGATGGGATGTGCATTCTGTGCTTCTACGATCGGAGGTCTGCAGAGAAACCTGTCTTCTTCGGAGATGCTGGGGCAGATCTATCAGATTCAGAAGATCACGCAGGAAAGAGTATCCAATGTGGTAGTCATGGGAACGGGAGAGCCACTGGATAATTACGAAAATTTCCTGAATTTTGTACATCTGCTTACGGATGAACACGGTTTGAATATCAGTCAGAGAAATGTGACAGTATCTACCTGCGGGATCGTTCCGAAAATCCTGGAACTGGCAAAAGAACATTTACAGATCACGCTTGCATTATCCCTGCATGGTTCTACGCAGGAAAAGAGAAAAAGGCTGATGCCGGTAGCAAATAAATATCATCTCCCGGAAGTGCTGGATGCCTGCGATACCTATTTCCGTGAGACAGGACGCAGAGTGACCTTTGAATACAGTCTGGTACATGGAGTCAATGATACAGAGGAAGATGCAAGGGAACTGACGGCACTTTTAAAGCCGAGAAACTGTCATTTGAATCTGATCCCGGTGAATCCGGTAAGAGAGCGTGATTTTGTACGCCCAAGCCGCAAAAATGCCCTGAATTTCAAAAATAAACTTGAAAAAAGCGGAATAAATGTTACTATAAGAAGGGAAATGGGCTCTGATATTGATGGGGCCTGCGGTCAGCTCAGACGCAGCTATGTAAAGGCGGATGTGGCAGAAGGAGAAGAAGTATGA
- the def gene encoding peptide deformylase has protein sequence MAIREVRKIGDEILGKQCKEVKKMTIRTKILIGDMLDTMYEKMGVGLAAPQVGILKQIVVIDVGEGPIVLINPEIIETSGEQTGEEGCLSVPGKWGIVTRPNYVKVRALNEEMEEFEIEGEGLLARAFCHEIDHLSGHLYVDKVEDGLHDVEPVEEPED, from the coding sequence ATGGCAATCAGAGAAGTAAGAAAAATCGGGGATGAAATTCTCGGAAAGCAATGTAAAGAAGTAAAGAAAATGACCATCAGGACAAAGATTCTGATTGGTGATATGCTGGATACGATGTATGAAAAGATGGGAGTCGGTCTGGCAGCACCACAGGTAGGAATCCTCAAGCAGATCGTGGTGATCGATGTAGGCGAGGGACCGATCGTACTGATCAACCCGGAGATCATCGAGACTTCCGGTGAGCAGACCGGAGAAGAAGGATGCCTGAGTGTTCCGGGAAAATGGGGCATTGTGACACGTCCGAATTATGTGAAAGTGCGGGCATTGAATGAAGAGATGGAAGAATTTGAAATCGAGGGAGAAGGACTTCTTGCAAGAGCATTCTGCCATGAGATCGATCATCTTTCAGGGCATCTTTATGTGGATAAGGTGGAAGACGGACTGCATGATGTAGAACCGGTGGAGGAACCGGAAGACTGA
- a CDS encoding zinc metallopeptidase, which produces MFYYYYDWTYILVLIGVVLSLLASAKVKSTFARYSNVRSYSGMTGRDAAEKILHRNGIYDVQIIHISGNLTDHYNPTNKTLALSDPVYHSTSVAAIGVAAHECGHAVQHQVGYAPLSVRSALVPAANFGSMISWPLIIIGLMFNGQMSAMLINLGILLFSLAVLFQIVTLPVEFNASHRAVNVLETAGMLHPEEISGVKKVLGAAALTYVASAAAQILQLLRLLILTRGRRDD; this is translated from the coding sequence ATGTTCTACTATTATTATGACTGGACTTATATATTAGTACTGATCGGTGTGGTATTAAGCCTTTTGGCATCGGCAAAAGTAAAAAGCACGTTTGCAAGATATTCTAATGTACGCAGTTATTCAGGCATGACGGGAAGGGATGCGGCAGAAAAGATTTTGCATCGGAACGGCATTTATGATGTACAGATCATCCATATTTCAGGAAATCTGACAGATCATTATAATCCAACGAACAAGACACTGGCATTATCAGATCCGGTTTATCATTCGACTTCCGTTGCAGCAATCGGTGTCGCAGCACATGAATGTGGTCATGCAGTGCAGCATCAGGTAGGGTATGCACCGCTTTCTGTCCGTTCTGCTTTAGTGCCGGCGGCAAATTTTGGTTCTATGATCTCGTGGCCATTGATCATTATTGGACTGATGTTCAACGGGCAGATGTCCGCAATGCTGATCAATCTGGGAATCCTGTTGTTCTCACTGGCAGTCCTTTTTCAGATTGTGACTTTACCGGTAGAGTTCAATGCGTCACACCGGGCAGTAAATGTTCTGGAGACGGCAGGAATGTTGCATCCTGAAGAGATCAGCGGTGTGAAGAAAGTACTGGGAGCAGCGGCACTGACGTATGTGGCAAGTGCAGCGGCACAGATTTTACAGTTATTACGTCTTCTGATCCTTACAAGAGGACGCAGAGACGATTAA